From one Suricata suricatta isolate VVHF042 chromosome 8, meerkat_22Aug2017_6uvM2_HiC, whole genome shotgun sequence genomic stretch:
- the LOC115298631 gene encoding histone H2B type 2-F isoform X2: MPDPAKSAPAPKKGSKKAVTKVQKKDGKKRKRSRKESYSVYVYKVLKQVHPDTGISSKAMGIMNSFVNDIFERIAGEASRLAHYNKRSTITSREIQTAVRLLLPGELAKHAVSEGTKAVTKYTSSKNSKYVCREHNLGITRRVHQGTA; this comes from the exons ATGCCTGATCCAGCGAAGTCGGCTCCCGCTCCCAAGAAGGGTTCCAAGAAAGCTGTTACGAAAGTGCAGAAGAAAGATGGCAAGAAGCGCAAGCGTAGTCGTAAGGAGAGCTATTCAGTGTATGTATATAAGGTATTGAAACAGGTTCATCCGGACACCGGCATCTCGTCCAAGGCTATGGGCATCATGAACTCGTTCGTCAACGACATCTTCGAGCGCATCGCCGGCGAGGCCTCCCGCCTGGCGCATTACAACAAGCGCTCCACCATCACGTCCCGGGAGATCCAGACGGCCGTGCGCCTGCTGCTGCCCGGCGAGCTGGCCAAGCACGCCGTGTCCGAGGGCACCAAGGCGGTTACCAAGTACACCAGCTCGAA aaacagcAAGTATGTGTGTAGAGAACACAATTTGGGGATTACCAGGAGAGTTCACCAAGGTACCGCTTGA
- the LOC115298631 gene encoding histone H2B type 2-F isoform X3 — MPDPAKSAPAPKKGSKKAVTKVQKKDGKKRKRSRKESYSVYVYKVLKQVHPDTGISSKAMGIMNSFVNDIFERIAGEASRLAHYNKRSTITSREIQTAVRLLLPGELAKHAVSEGTKAVTKYTSSKVYFL; from the exons ATGCCTGATCCAGCGAAGTCGGCTCCCGCTCCCAAGAAGGGTTCCAAGAAAGCTGTTACGAAAGTGCAGAAGAAAGATGGCAAGAAGCGCAAGCGTAGTCGTAAGGAGAGCTATTCAGTGTATGTATATAAGGTATTGAAACAGGTTCATCCGGACACCGGCATCTCGTCCAAGGCTATGGGCATCATGAACTCGTTCGTCAACGACATCTTCGAGCGCATCGCCGGCGAGGCCTCCCGCCTGGCGCATTACAACAAGCGCTCCACCATCACGTCCCGGGAGATCCAGACGGCCGTGCGCCTGCTGCTGCCCGGCGAGCTGGCCAAGCACGCCGTGTCCGAGGGCACCAAGGCGGTTACCAAGTACACCAGCTCGAA ggtttactttctttaa